One Mycolicibacterium sp. ND9-15 genomic window, AAACTGCCGCCGCCAGTTCATGTCCCGCGACATAACCCATGCCAGCCTGAACGACGGGCACCGTCAGGCTGCGCACATCAAAGTCCGCGGTCATTGTCACGAAGCTACCGCGCCGCCTCAGCGTTGAGCCAGCTTCTCCGTCTGTTTGGCAATGAAGGAGTTCCAGTCCGTCGCGCGCTCGACGAGGACATCGCGTACCTGATCGTCAGTGAAGAGTATGAACGTGTCGTGGAGGATGGCCTTCGCGACCTGTTCGCCGACTTCGTCCGGAAGGAGGACCCCGAATTGCTCCCCGGGAAGGCCGGTTTGGACCTCTGGTCCGAAGGTGGGTGGCATGGTGGCGAGGATGTTGGTCGCCACCGGGCCGGGACACAAGACAGTGACGCCGATGCCCTGCGGTTGCAGGTAGAGCCGCAGCCCTTCTGAGATCTGGACGATGGCGGCCTTCGTCGCCGCGTAGGGAATCCGGTCGAAGGAATACGTGTAGAGACCAGCGAAGGACGCGGTGTTGACGATATGCCCGTGACCCTGGGAGATGAGGATGGGGAGGAAGACGGCGTTGCTACGCACGACGGACATCAGGTTGATGTTGATGATCCGCTCCCATTCACTGACGGGGAGATGGTCGGGTCGACCGCTGGTCAGCACGCCGACGTTGTTCATCACGATGTCGACCGATCCGTAGCGGTCCAGCGTGAAGTCGCGGAGATCGGTGAATGCCTGCTCGGTTGCGACATCACACACGAAGGCTTCTGCCGGGTGGCCGTGGCGTCTGATTTCCGAAGCAGCCTGATTCGCGTTGTCTGCGTGGATATCGGCGATGACGAGCTGCGCCCCCCGCTCGGCGAGCGAATGTGCCGTCGCTCGCCCGATGCCGCTGCCGCCGCCGGTGATGACGGCCGTCGCGCCCTGTAGGTTCACGGTTGCCTCATCGGACCGTGAAGCCGGCGTCGAGTGGCCATTGGATGCCGGTGATGAACTTGGCCTCCTCCGAGACCAGGAAGGCCACCGCGTTGGCGACGTCCTCCGGTTGGAGGATGGGCAGCGGTAATGCGTTCTCCATGCCCGAGATCGCATTCTGGCCGCCTTCGGCGGCGTGTGCCATCAACGCGTTCATGG contains:
- a CDS encoding SDR family oxidoreductase, producing the protein MNLQGATAVITGGGSGIGRATAHSLAERGAQLVIADIHADNANQAASEIRRHGHPAEAFVCDVATEQAFTDLRDFTLDRYGSVDIVMNNVGVLTSGRPDHLPVSEWERIININLMSVVRSNAVFLPILISQGHGHIVNTASFAGLYTYSFDRIPYAATKAAIVQISEGLRLYLQPQGIGVTVLCPGPVATNILATMPPTFGPEVQTGLPGEQFGVLLPDEVGEQVAKAILHDTFILFTDDQVRDVLVERATDWNSFIAKQTEKLAQR